DNA sequence from the Paramormyrops kingsleyae isolate MSU_618 chromosome 14, PKINGS_0.4, whole genome shotgun sequence genome:
ATGCCACGCCTTTCTTCCTCAGTCCCCTCAGTTCTCATCCATTGGATAAGCaattaagccacacccacacaaGCCCAGTGGAGCTCTACATACACATTGGAGGAAGCCActcaccactagagggcaatAGCCTCTATTCAAAATGGTTTGTTCTTCTTCTGCTCACTTATTAATTCTACCcctatttatataaatataagtcAATCTcaataaaataatttctttttttgtgtgtgtttttaagaaTATTGAGGAAATGGACAGGAGGGAAATAAAGTAATCTCACAGTGAACAGCTGGAAGATAAAACAGGAGTTGAAAACTTCCACGACCTCTCACGTTTGACATCACAACCACATCAACAGATTGACACGGCACGCCTTAGGGGGCCATTACTTTGCTGGGAAACCTAGGAGAATGGAGACATGCAGGGCCCAAGGCTGGGGCACAGATGCTGACAGAGCACGCCACTGCCTCAAGTGGACCAGAATGGAAACTTACAAAATCTGTCTGCTCAATGCTGCCTCTAGTGGACCATAGCAGGAATGTTACAATTTGCCAGGGACAGGACAGAGAAAATTCCACTTAACCTTCCAAATTTGTGAATCTCCaggatttttttaagctagttcacatccaaaaaaaaaaaaaaaaagtaggagCCCTTTTTTGAGGAAGAATAATTTATGCTATGGCTATAAACATCACATTTGAAaaatagtatttttttaagaagCAATAAAAACGCTAAACTATGTCAAGAAGTTGAGGAAGATGTGGAATGCATGAGGTCTGCTGAATGCCCTGTGTCTGAGTACTGTGGAAAGCTGAAGGTCGTCACCTCCAGCTGAATCTCCACCACCATAGCAACCAAGCCACACCAGCACATTGCCACAGTGATGTCAAGAGAAAGGAGcaaatgcgggggggggggtcacatcaTATTTTGTGAACAGCCATCTCAAGGTAAAAAGGGGggctgtttaaaaataaaagggcTCCTTCACTATATTATGTGGGTGTTCTCCTTTAATGATAGGTATGGAAATCATTTTGGTTTAAAAATTCCCCGCCCCTTACGTTAAttagtggaaaaaaaagaaaaacatgtatGAATGAATAGAAGAATTCTGCACACGGGATGGAGACATCCTGAACAGACAGCGGACTGACCCAGGACCCAGCTTCAACCTGAAGCCACACCCAGTCTTGAGCCCTACACTGGTGGTAATGCTGGGATGGCATCTGGAGGAAATGTAAAGCAAACCTAGACCAGGAGCATCAATGACGTCCAAGTGTCTGTACAGTACGCAATGTTAACAGGGggaaaagaaaacacacacagaaacaaatAGGTGTCACTTCCATTGTCACCAAGACCACCAAAGGAGAGCGTTGGTTTGATTACAGACAAATTATCATAATCATTATAATCACCgtcgtcgcgtttagggggggtggggtgcgaGTGACTGAGGCAGAGGCAGTCACTGGGACGAGGCCTTGGTGACTATCGTAGACACACAGTGCTGCTGGAAGTTGGGAGAGACTGCAGAGTTGCAACCCAGTCTCTGGTGGGGACCTTTCTTGCCCCCATCCGCTTCCACGATCCAAGGGCTGCCgtcttttcccagcatgctgcaGCAGCCGGACGGACTCGCGCAGCCGCGCTCACCGCCGGCTGGGGTCTGTCCCGCCGCGCTGCCATTCTGCGGCCCAGAGGGGGCGCTCTCTGATGCCTGGGCCTGCAGGACGTTTATTATGTGGTTCAACAGGTCAGTGAAGAACTCCGGGACGCCTTCATATCCTGAAGATAGACAGGAtgaagaaatcaggatatagaaaGATACATACAATTATGCTGTCCTAGCAGAGCACAAACAAAGATTTTTAAATACGGGCTCTTGGTTTAAAAAGAGGAATGAATAATTCGAACTGTCTCACAACATAAAGTGAAAGCAGAGGCGCCCTCTTATGGAAGTCAAGAGAATGGCATACCTGGAAAGGCATTGATGTCAATGACGGCGTGCTGGCCTGTCTGATTGTTTATGATGACGTCAATGCCGAAGAGGGACACACCCAGCGCTTCTCGCAGAGACCGGGACAGCTCCctgatgacatcatcactgGGAGGCAGGGACACACCCTCcacattttctctctgtggaacaaaaggaaaaaataaacctaatgaaataacaataacaaaaacaactataatattaataacaaacagatagacagacataATCCCAGGCAATACACATACATTGTAATCCTTCCATTGCCACTTTGTATCAAAGTCcgataaattaataaaatataaaagaatgtaacaataataaacaatatACATATAACAATGACTTCACTTTTTCAAAAACAAGCATACATATAACATAATCAGTATATTTTGTATAAAATCTGCACCAATAATCACCCAAGATTACAATGTGTCATTATAATGTCATAAATGTTTAGGGCCAACCAGCACAAGGCAACTTACTGAAGTCAGATCAGAAGACGACTCTGGCTTGGAAACATTGTGGCTGTTGAAGAAAATAGCTTGTCTGTCTGCAAGAGAGGAAAAAGAATGCAGGACTCTCACTGGTGGGCCACATTCACGTTACCTCATGTGTCTCCACTTCCTCCCACCCTGACCTGCTGCGTGGTGCTTGCATGCAGTTCTCAACATTGCCACTAGGTGAAGACAAAGACTGCAATTGGCACCCAGCGAGCAGTAAGCTTGTTTtggaatttaaaataaaagaaaaaagaaaaaaaaatgataataataaatgtgcCTGCTTATATTTGGTATTCTATAGATATTTAGTACCTGGTAATATTACTGCCATAAATACAGCTACAAGAAGAATCAAAAAATCACTTCAAAACCAGGGCTATTCTGGTATAAAACCCATTCACCAAATGGAGGAATTCGTCTGCCATCAGTCACTCTCGGAGACATAACACTGCCAGAGATCAATAGGCAGCCGGCCCTGCCTACCCTGCTGGCTGTCACACCCGGAATGCTTGCTTTCAGAAGTAAGGCATACTTCACTGCACCTCTACAGAACCCCACCCTGCCCTGGTCACCCTGGTCCAGAGAAATGGCTTCATACACTGAAGGTGAAGAGCAGCCCTTACCTCGGAGGCAGTGACATTTCATTGTACCAAAGCATACCAGAAAGCCATGAACGAGGCTCTGGTGGAAAATCTGACCAGCTTTCCTCCCCAGTTAACCTTTTCAAAAGACGCCCCCAAGGTCCCTCCAAACACCCACTTTGACATCATGGCTGGTGCATTTCACAGTGCTGAGTACGGACTGATTACTGCAGCTATCTTTGCATCTACCTGAGATCACAGACCACGCAAGCTGCTTCAGATCACGCTTGGCCAGGTTATCAGATCCATTCCTGCAAGTCTTGTTAACGGCTGGTCCAGCTGGTTAACGGCCCTGAATGAACCCCCACCTTCCCACACGCACACAATaaggctgggagggggggcctCCCTCTCGGTCAAAGGGTCAGTAAGCTGCCATACCTCAATGTACTTAAAGGAGAGCCACATCCCAGCTGCCCCACTAGGCTCCGGATGACTCAGGATGGACTCAGCAGCCCCGAGAAGTTTTGCATGGGAGGCCATTGAATAACTGGAATGAGTTTTGCATGTGCACACTAATCGTAGCAGGCATGCAAACGCAGCCGCTGACGTTCGGAATGAAGAGCGTGGCGAGAGGGGAACGCAGTCCTGCAGGCCGGGCTGCACGTGCCCCCAGAGTCCTGCTGTTACATAACCAGCAGTGACGCAAGAGCGTCTGTGTTTTTTTAGTGTTAGCAGGGTCACTCCAAATCTGGACACTGCTAGGAACAGCCCCACCTAGGGGCCTGGAAGTCACCGACCACCAAGTTTTAAGTGTGTCACCAAATGCTGGGGGGTATCTAAATATGTACAAGGGCAGCAAATGCACATTGCAGCAGCGAGCCAACCAAAGACGAAGCACAGACATACGTTTTACTAAAAAGCCAGACGCACAAGAGTTCTGTATGTAAGCCAAGCAATGAGAAGTGCAGACGTCTACATGCCGTTAGCGAGCTAGCCAGTACAAAGTGCAGGCACACATTCTGTTAGCAAGTTATCCACTGACAAGGGTGGACATATGTTATGATATGTTCTGGACTATCCAATGAGAAATCCCGACACATGTTCTGTTAGTGAGCCAACAAATGAGAAGCCTGGACAGGCGTTTTTTGGCTGTGGAGCCTCACCAGCTGCCCCTGAAGGGAAGTTCCTCAGCGATGGCCTCTCCACCACAGTGTAGGACTCTCCCACCACGAAGACCTTGTAGAGCATGGCGTTGTGGTTGATGAAGCTCTGGATCACGCACGGAGGAGTGACGTTCTTCAGATCCTCCTCGCTGAAGATGATGGCCATCTGGGTGCaaaaggggtgggggtgggtgggggggtaaaTGTTACCCAACCTTCCATGTTCACAATACTGATATTTTGCTTCCTAAACCATACGGTAACTTGTTGGGTGAGGTTAGGGGCAGAAACGACGGAAATCAACATGCAAAGTACATAACCTTGAACATGGTCACAGATCATTTAAAAAGGTAAAGGAACACACACATGATTTTCCTCTAGAGAAGGCACCATCACCAGTATAACGTCACTGGGTGCTTCCCACTGGAAAGATCTCGATAATTAATCCCGCATGACTAATACGGCCTCCACCAATAGCGGGTTCGACGTGAGCATCATAGGTCATATGCAGACCCTGAAACACCTTAATTTCATTGGAGAATTCATAggttaaatataataaatataaccCTATTAAACTTTCCTAGTTCGGTCTCTTGACAACAAAATCCTTTAGTGCAACGTTGCCCTGTCCGTACCTAAGGGAcgttccacatttttgctccctcccagctccagcaaaaatatggactgtatgacagggagctcagagggagcaaaaacatggaccgactgtgagtccctgaggaccggagaTGGACGGATCTAGTAAGATGGGTTCCTTGCCCTTTTGGTCTTGGGGCCCCGAAGTTCTTGGGGCCCCGTGTGGTATTGAGCTGGCCTTACTGATTGGTTTGAGTTCTGCTCTTCACTTCACGTTTTGTCAGTGTGATCAACCTCAAGGGTGAAATGTGGctgccagtgccagtgccagtgccagtgccagtgccaaAAAAGCAGCtcactgcctctctctctctccgctcTTGCGGGATTTTAACCACAGATCTTATGATCTTTTTGTTTCTGGAGATGTTGCAAGATGTCTAGAATAGTGTCACAGATGTCTATAGCAATCAAATATCTTAAACTACCTGCTTATTTTTAGgttaggattttttttgttctcatCATACTGAAGGTCTGACCGAAAAGCTTTTTCACATCTCCGTGGCAACAGTGACCTATGACTCAGCACTCGTGTGACGTGGACGAAACAGGCTCGTGATGATACACCACACAGAGCCTCACCTTCCTTCCTGTTCGACTTCATCTGCCTTATCTGCCTTCCTGTTTACTCCCAGACTGTGATTAACCCTTCGATGGGTCCCAAGTTAATTTAGGATCAGTACAAAGGTAACAACAGCCTTATggaaggagtgggggggggggggggcaaacacgCTCCTCACTCTAGCTGCCCGTAGGCCCTGATGTAGGATCAGCTtacactgggggaaaaaaaagcgtAGCCAACAAAAGATTAACCTGGGGCCAGTGGAAGGAGCGAAACTGATCCGAGACAGAATATCCTGGAAAAACTATCACTCTGTTTGCGATGCTCATCTGCAATTTAGCAGATCGTTAACAGAAACAACAACAACTCCGCACAAAGCAACATACGCAACAGCCGCACCCAACGCACTGGGGGGTCCAGACGCATCAGCAAAAGGGGCCGGTGTGAGGGATGACTTAACATATGGTATGGCGTGTCATATTCACTGAAGGAcacgtccccccccctccccacctatcccgcccccccccctccaacacgCCCTCTTACCTCATGGGAGTTAGTACCATGTGCCACTCGCGTTTTGCAAACTGTGGAGGAAAGAATGGACGTGTGTAAAGGGAGttcagcccaccccccccccccaacctagGGATGCACACACAATTATGAGAATAAACAGTTTTCTCGAGCAAATGTTTTATGGATTAAACAGCTGAATTACTGGATTCAGAGGGTAGACATGGGAACTCCACAGGCACAgaatgaaaaggggggggggggggggggggacttactGAAGGGGAACGTAAGCTTGTGCTCCCTGATCTGCTCCAGGGTGTCAGGGCCGCACTCGCTGTTGAGGACCAAGAAGGGCGGGGAGCAGATCCGGTCATCTATGTGAGAGAGACACCAAGCGAAGAGTCATGATTAGGGTCATGGCTGCTGTGGTGTAAGAGACGGAGGGTCAGGGGACTGGCCCTGGGGGGGTGCAGCACTTGTACCTTTGAGTTATGTACTTAATTACTGATCGTGGGTCTGACTCATGGACAGTGATGTCAGGAGTCCTTATTTTATCTGGTGATTCATTATCAATCGATTTCTACACAACAGCAGTGGGTGATAATGGATAACAGAACTTCCATGGCCCTTCAAGtaacacaaatttaaaaaaaattaggagGTCTAGACACAACATGATAAAATTTCGCTCAAGTACCTAAATGTCTCTATAATCCAGTCGTTGTTGTAGTCAtagtcgtgtgtgtgtgtgtgtgtgtaacatgaTTAAAACAGACCACTATCTTCTCCCATGGGTCTTTCCGAAATCAAATGCCAAATCAAAATGTAAACAAGCACATTTCAGTTGTCTGACCAGAATCCGCCCACAATATAAGGAAGAATTCTGTGAAAATCCTGATTCACATTTGCCTACATTAACTGCAATGTCACCATACCGCCAACCTACCACCTGCAAACATCTGGTAGGCCTTTAGGGGGCGCTGGCCACACCCTCGACCGACAGGCAGTGCTAAACCTGCCCCGATGTACCCGATCATGTTCCTCCTGATCAGAAATTTGCAGCGATCGCACAGTTCAGACTCAGACCTCCTTGGTCTAAGGGATGCTGCACAGGCCAGAGTGAGGCACCATTTCTGAATTCTGGCTGTCAGCAGAAGCTCCTCATTGACAATCGTAGCCTGTGATGATCCGCCGACCTGCTTAGCATTTGGGACCGAGTCCCCGAGCCAGTTTGAAAGCTTGCAATTCCAGAAGCCAACCCcagctacccccctcccccaccccctaccaCCCAGCTGGCACTACACTGAACTCCCCCAAGGAAAAACAGATTCAACACAAACAGGGATACACTCACATTCCGTATGCCCCCCAAAAACAGCGCCCCCCTACAGGAGACACAGGAAAACGCGTCAAACCTTTTTTCCCCCATGCACGGTTTTCCTCTGTCTGGCTGAACACCTGACTGCATTTTCGCCTTCAGCACGTAAAATCAAACCAGCCATGAATCCGCCCCCTTCTCCCACCACGTCACTACAGCCCAGTGTGTCCAAAAGATGACCCCATCATGACTGGCATCCCCTAAGAAGATTACAGTCGTATTTTAATTAGAAACGCCGAATGTCCAATCACATGAAAGAATCAGTCTAATCTGCGGGAGAGCCGAGGTCCAGAGCAGCGTGAGAATTGGCTGCGTGATGAGCGCTACGGCTTCTTAATTTAATTTACCGTGTAATCAGTCCCACTGCAGGGCCAGAACAGGACCATTTACCTTCAGCGATGGTGCTACCTTTGCAAGGAGCAAATGTCAGCTGGCTAACAGGTAAAGGAGATTTACTGCGGCTaatgtgccccctcccccaaatatGTTGAAAAATTAAGGCGGGGTGTGAAGGCGTGGGGGCCAGCGCTCTTTACACACAGTCACATTACACTCCTCAGAACAAGTAAACCAGTTACCCACGTGTTTAACTGGTAAAACTTGCATGTCTTCCTGCATTTATAGAAACCTCTCTCTTAAAAGAATGGAGAGGCACAATGACGAGGATTACACAACAGCAAGCCAGAGATACCTCACCATTTAAAGGCAGACTCTGCCCATCGACGGCACTAATAAATCTTATAGGGGCGTACGGGTGTATAAACAGAGGACGCTGGATTCAACAAACATCAGTAAACCTTCCACTCTGGGACTGCTGCCCACAGAAGGTTAAATGACGAGGAATAACACATGGAGACACGTCGTTTTTGCCGAGGAAACAACTCGGATCTACCGCAGGGTACTGGAACAGCGAAAGGATTCGCTTGGGCTTCGAACCAACGGCCTTCTGGTGACAACCTGTGTTGTTAACCAGCAAAATGTTTCGGGTCAAGATGACCCAGCTATGACCCCCTGGTCAAACTTCACCCTGCCTAATCTGGGGCTCTGAGCAGGACTCCCCAGCGAAGGGGATCACTCCGCCATCCAGACAGCGAGTTCTCAAGGACTGTGGTCACTCTGCTATCCTTGTAtcgacctcccccccccctgatTTACTGCGACTCATCTGTCTGCTAAGTGTGAAACTTCCTACTCGTACGCAGGGCTTAGGATGTAGACCCTGTCAAAGAGAGTGTGATCACagtggcacacacacacacacacacacacacacacacacacacacacacacacacactctcccagtGGCAACGGCTCCAGCTGCTTTTGCTCAAGGGCTGCTGGGTAAGAGGAAGATTATGGGAAAGTGCTTATATGGGTAGGAGGAATGAACTTCTGAAAATTCCAGAATATACCTTCCTGCCTTTGTTGATATTGGAATCCTAAGTACCAACACCTTTGTTCAGAAACTCCCTGGAGACGTGGCCTAACACAGCACAGAGCTTCAGAGGATGTAAGCTTGTATCTGGAGTGCGTCTCTCAACTGGTTTGGTCTCACCTTCGTCACGGCGCACACGCAGCCGGAAGCCAAGCAGCGAGccacagcctccccccccctcagccTCCACACACCTTGCATGCAAGCCTCAATCTTGTGGATCAGCTGGTAGGACTTGCAGCGGTCCAGCAGGGTCCGAATGGCAGGCAGCGGGTCCAGCACAATGGTCTCTGGGTGGGCCTCGATGTAATCCTATAACGAGACCAGGAGGACGGAGGTTAGGgagtcaaacacacacacacacacacacacacacacacacagctgattACTTGAGAGCCAATGTCACAGAGACCCCCTGAACATTCAGCTCAGGAGGAACGTCCTGATCCACGCTTTGTTCCCGATTCCAGCACGGCTCTGGTTGGAAACCAAAAGCCGTCGCCGTCTCCCTGGGCAACGGCGCTGAACGCGGGCGGTTCATGCACATGGAGCTGGTCCCCTTTCAAACGAGCGAGACAGCCTGGGGGGGCCTGGTGGCCAGGGGGGGGCGACAGCAGGGATCACGAAAAACGACAATGAGCAGATTTCGTCCCACGTGGGGATCCAGAGCGTCGCGAGCGATCAGCCAGGAAGCATCGGCGGCTCGACGGGCAGAACCGCGCAGAGTCACATGCTGTACATTCCTGTCAGAACCTTTGTTATTTACCCCCGGTGCCGCAGACAGACGCAGGTGACGACTCGACactgagcccccccacccccctccttcgACCAGCACCGCGGCCATGTTCAGCTGTAAACAAACCTAGCAGGCCTCCAGCACAGAACCCGTAATTACATCGCCCCAGTGACCCCGCGctctccctgggggggggggggctgg
Encoded proteins:
- the itpk1a gene encoding inositol-tetrakisphosphate 1-kinase yields the protein MQTFLRGKRVGYWLSEKKMKKLNFQAFADLCRKRGIEVVQLDLSQPLEDQGPLDVIIHKLTDLILEADQNDTQSLLLVQRVQDYIEAHPETIVLDPLPAIRTLLDRCKSYQLIHKIEACMQDDRICSPPFLVLNSECGPDTLEQIREHKLTFPFICKTRVAHGTNSHEMAIIFSEEDLKNVTPPCVIQSFINHNAMLYKVFVVGESYTVVERPSLRNFPSGAADRQAIFFNSHNVSKPESSSDLTSRENVEGVSLPPSDDVIRELSRSLREALGVSLFGIDVIINNQTGQHAVIDINAFPGYEGVPEFFTDLLNHIINVLQAQASESAPSGPQNGSAAGQTPAGGERGCASPSGCCSMLGKDGSPWIVEADGGKKGPHQRLGCNSAVSPNFQQHCVSTIVTKASSQ